A single window of Nocardioides kongjuensis DNA harbors:
- a CDS encoding ABC transporter permease subunit, with amino-acid sequence MLAYVIRRLFAGVIMLIVMSIVTFALFFASPIDQASFICGKNCSAAQKKQTAAAMGYDDSFANQWVDFAAGVFKGRDYPDDPKLRETAPETIVHCDAPCLGYSRERGDTVTNLIKDTFPVSFSLAVAAFILWMVGGVLLGVTAALKKGTVIDRGLVGLSLVAYAFPTFFVGLVLYKFVAIKWGLTEIPRYTSIAEGGVGGWLSSLTLPAITLALFFMAAYVRMTRSYVIESFQEDYVRTARSKGLPERTVTYKHALRAALTPIVTMAGLDFAGLMGGAIITESVFNYPGMGKLAVRASQDFDLPTTVGLVVLLAAFVILANIIVDLLYAVIDPRVRLG; translated from the coding sequence GTGCTCGCGTACGTCATCCGCCGGCTCTTCGCCGGCGTGATCATGCTCATCGTGATGAGCATCGTCACCTTCGCTCTGTTCTTCGCCTCACCGATCGACCAGGCGTCCTTCATCTGCGGCAAGAACTGTTCCGCTGCCCAGAAGAAGCAGACCGCTGCGGCCATGGGCTACGACGACTCGTTCGCCAACCAGTGGGTGGACTTCGCCGCCGGCGTCTTCAAGGGCCGCGACTACCCCGACGACCCCAAGCTCCGCGAGACCGCGCCCGAGACCATCGTGCACTGTGACGCCCCCTGCCTGGGCTACTCCCGCGAGCGGGGCGACACCGTCACCAACCTGATCAAGGACACCTTCCCGGTCTCGTTCTCCCTCGCGGTGGCCGCGTTCATCCTGTGGATGGTCGGGGGAGTCCTGCTCGGGGTCACGGCTGCCCTGAAGAAGGGCACCGTCATCGACCGTGGCCTGGTCGGGCTGTCGCTGGTCGCGTACGCCTTCCCGACCTTCTTCGTCGGCCTCGTGCTCTACAAGTTCGTCGCGATCAAGTGGGGGCTCACCGAGATCCCGCGCTACACATCGATCGCCGAGGGTGGCGTCGGCGGCTGGCTCTCCAGCCTGACGCTGCCTGCGATCACCCTCGCCCTGTTCTTCATGGCGGCCTACGTCCGCATGACCCGGTCGTACGTGATCGAGTCGTTCCAGGAGGACTACGTGCGCACCGCCCGCTCCAAGGGACTGCCCGAGCGCACGGTCACCTACAAGCATGCGCTGCGCGCTGCGCTCACCCCGATCGTCACCATGGCGGGCCTCGACTTCGCCGGCCTGATGGGTGGCGCGATCATCACCGAGTCGGTCTTCAACTACCCGGGCATGGGCAAGCTGGCGGTTCGCGCCAGCCAGGACTTCGACCTCCCGACCACCGTCGGCCTGGTCGTCCTGCTGGCGGCCTTCGTCATCCTGGCCAACATCATCGTGGACCTGTTGTACGCCGTCATCGACCCGCGCGTGCGGCTGGGCTGA